GAGCATGGACTCCACCGACCCGCGCCGTAGCGTGCGGCTCAGCATCGTAACCGCACAAAGCGAGCTGTTTCGCGGCGAAGTCGACACCGTGATCCTACCCGCCCAAGCGGGCGAAATCTGCGTCCTTCCCGGCCACACGCCGCTATTGGCCCGCATTAATCCAGGCGAAGGCCGTTACCGCATCGGCAACGAATGGACCTACCTCTTCCTCGAGGGTGGATTCCTTGAAATCCAGCCCCACGAAGTCACCGTGCTCGCCGACACCGCAGTGCGTGCCGAAGCGATCGATGCACAGGCCGCGGCGGAAGCCGTCAAACAGGCGCAAAAGCGCGAAAGCAAAGCCCAGCTGCCTTACGACCAGCAACTCGCGCAACTCGAACTCATGCGTGCGCTGGCAATGCTGAAGGTGGCCGAGGATATGCTGCGCAAGCACCGCCGCTGAGACGCGCGCACGAGCAGTGATGCCGCTAGTAGCCTGTCGGACTTGGAAAGAATCGGCTGCGACGATGGGATAATGGGCCCATTCCCACGCTCTTTCTCGTCGAATAGAACTACTATTGTCCTCAAAAGACCGTGAAACTGGCCTCCATTCCCCACTCGCCTCGCTACGATTCTCCAAGTCCGATAGGCTCCTAGCCGTCGGAACAGCGGTCGTGCGGATAACATGTGCCGCACATGAGGCACTCTTACCGAACGTCGCCTGTGCGAATGTCCTGTTAACTTTTGCTCCGGCCGCTAAAAGCTGCCCCTTCTGTCCGCCCATGCCGGTTCGAGACCAGACAGAGAAGCACCGCCGTAGCGGCCCTACGGCCCGCTTCGATCACGCCACATCGGGCCGGCCTATCGAAACACGCTCTGTTCGGGTTTTGAGCAAGGCCTCGGTTCGGCATTGCGTCCCTTGCCATGAGCAGGCCAATGCCTGCGGGCCGCGCCTCGATTCGCGACCTTGCTCAAGCCATCAAGGGGAGCAACCCTGAGTGACCGGAGCAAAATTAATCCGGCGGTCGCGCGACCGCGATCCGCCGCCCCCAGAACGCCGCACCGACGATCATCAGGCAAGCCACGGCCAAGCTCGGGCTCAGGGACTGATGCCGGCTCAGCATCAACAATCCGGTGGAAAGCAAAGGCGTCAGAAATGCCAGCAGGCCGATACGACGCGGGTCGCCGATTTTCAGCGCCGCATCCCAGAGGAAAAAGGCGCCGCCCAGCGGCCCCAGCCCCAGCAGGACGATCAACAGCCAATCCTTCGCAGACAGTGTCGTGGGTGGTTCGAACACAGCATGACAGAGCAGCGAAAGCGCGCCGGCCAGCGCCGCGAAGGAGCCGACCGCGGCAGTCGGGAAATACGGCAAGCGCTTGGTGAGCAGAGAATAGCTGGCCCAGATGAAGGCCGAACCCAGGGCGAACGCGTAACCAACCTGGAAACCGCCCGCGAACGGCTGGCCGGTTCCAGCGCCCAGAATCGCTAGCGCCGCTCCCGCGAAGCCGAGCGCCGCTGCCGGCACATACGCCCAGCGGAAAGGAACGGCGGGCAGATATAGCGGCGCCAGCACGACAATGCCCAGGGGCCAGAGGTAATTGACCAGATTGGCCTCGACTGGCGGCGCGTAACGCAATGCCATGAACAGCAGAAAGTGGAAGCCGAACAGGCCGCCGACGCCGATCGCCAGCGTGCGCGGCGGCACCCGCCACGCGCGCAGCCGAAACCGCGACAGCGGCAAGGCGATCAGACTGCCTAGCAGCAGCCCGAGACCGGTCAGCAGAAACGGCGGCACCTGCGCGAGAACGACGCCGAGCGTGGCGAGCGAACCCCAAAGAGCGATGGCGGCGAGTGCGAGAAGTTCTGCTTTCATGGGCGTCAGATTAGCTCGAAACGCCCGTGCGCAGCGCCGGTCCATCGTCGCCTAACGCCGGTTTGCAAACGCCTCGCTAACGGATCTCGGCGCGTTTCAAGGCCGCCTGCAGTGCGGACGGCGACCGGTACCCGCAACGACGTGCGGTTTCGGCGATGCTCAGGGTGGTGCGCAGCATCCGCGCATGCTCCAGGCGCAAGGCGCGCACCCACTGCATGGGCGCACAACCAAGTTCTTCAATGCAGCGCTGACGGAACTGGCTTTCGCTGAGCAGCGCGCGAGCAGCCAGATCGGCTGCGGTCAGCGGTCGGTGCAGATTGCCCAACACCCAGTCGCTTAGCGCTCCCCATTCCAGATGCCGCCGGGGGCGACGCGCGGCAGCGGGCAGTCCCCAGTCGCGCGCCAGCAGCAAGGCGCCGAGCACCGGCGAACTGCCGGGCGCGGCGAGCGTATGCGCAAGATAGACGGCGAGATGATGCGCGGCGAGAGCATCGCGTGGGCGGGCCGGGCGCCGCTCCCAGAACGCGTCGTGCGTGTCCAGCACCAGGCAGCGGCACCCCTCCGGCGATTCGAAATCGTGCCGTTCGCCGGGCAACAGGCGCAGCGCGCCGCCCGGCGCGAGCGTCATGCCGCGCCCCTCCACTTCCATATCCAGCGTACCGTGCAGCGCCCACAGCACCTGCACGTGATCATGCACGTGCGTCCCCGTTACGGCATCGTAACGGCGCACGGTCAACCGGCTCTGATCTGCGGCATTCGTGGGGAACGATTCCACGGCTCCGGTCTCCAACTCAATGCATCAGCAAAAGGTGCGCCTTGATCGTCACCGTTTTGCTGATAATCGACGCACTT
This genomic stretch from Acidihalobacter ferrooxydans harbors:
- a CDS encoding helix-turn-helix domain-containing protein, encoding MESFPTNAADQSRLTVRRYDAVTGTHVHDHVQVLWALHGTLDMEVEGRGMTLAPGGALRLLPGERHDFESPEGCRCLVLDTHDAFWERRPARPRDALAAHHLAVYLAHTLAAPGSSPVLGALLLARDWGLPAAARRPRRHLEWGALSDWVLGNLHRPLTAADLAARALLSESQFRQRCIEELGCAPMQWVRALRLEHARMLRTTLSIAETARRCGYRSPSALQAALKRAEIR
- a CDS encoding DMT family transporter: MKAELLALAAIALWGSLATLGVVLAQVPPFLLTGLGLLLGSLIALPLSRFRLRAWRVPPRTLAIGVGGLFGFHFLLFMALRYAPPVEANLVNYLWPLGIVVLAPLYLPAVPFRWAYVPAAALGFAGAALAILGAGTGQPFAGGFQVGYAFALGSAFIWASYSLLTKRLPYFPTAAVGSFAALAGALSLLCHAVFEPPTTLSAKDWLLIVLLGLGPLGGAFFLWDAALKIGDPRRIGLLAFLTPLLSTGLLMLSRHQSLSPSLAVACLMIVGAAFWGRRIAVARPPD
- the atpC gene encoding ATP synthase F1 subunit epsilon — protein: MDSTDPRRSVRLSIVTAQSELFRGEVDTVILPAQAGEICVLPGHTPLLARINPGEGRYRIGNEWTYLFLEGGFLEIQPHEVTVLADTAVRAEAIDAQAAAEAVKQAQKRESKAQLPYDQQLAQLELMRALAMLKVAEDMLRKHRR